The Streptomyces lienomycini sequence GGGCGCTGCGCGAACTCGCCCAGCAGGCCACCGACCGCATCCACTGACCGTGTCCACTGACGAGGAGACCGCGATGAACCACACCGACAAGTCGATGGACGCCCTGCGCCGCAGCGGTGACGAACTGGCCGACGCGGTCGTCGCCACCCTGTTCGAGCGCGGTGAGGTCGGCACCTTCAACTCCCTGATGCGCCACGTCTCCACCGCGGGGCAGCGACTCCCGGACGGTCTCCCCGGCGTCGCCCGGGAGTACCTGCGGGTCACCGGCACCCCGCCGGGCTGGGTGGACTGGGACGAGATGGAGAGGGCCCGCCTGTTCTTCATCGACAACAACGTGCACATCTCCACCGCGCTGTCGTTCGCGTCCATGCCCGCCTGCTACGTCGTCCCGCACGTGGCCCGGCTCCTGTCGGCCACCCACGGGCTGAACTACCCCTCCAAACGGATGGCGGAGACCGGTCAGTTCACCGTCTACCTCATGCGCCCCGACGCCTTCGAGGCCGGCGGGCGCTTCATCCCGGCCGCCCAGAAGGTGCGCCTGCTGCACGCCGCCATCCGCCACCACCTGAAGCGGGAGGACCGCTGGGACACCGAGGCCCTCGGCGTGCCGATCTGCCAGGAGGACATGATCGGCGGGCAGATGTTCTTCTCCCTGCTCGTCCTGGACAGCCTGCACCGACTCGGCATCCACATGTCCGCGGAGGGCGCGGACGCCTACTACTACGCCTGGCGCGTGGTCGGTGCCATGCTCGGCGTCGACCAGACGGCCGTCCCCGCCACGCTCGACGAGGCACGCCGGTTCCTCGACCTGTACATGCTGCGTCACATGGGCCCCTCCGAGGAGGGCGCCCACCTGACGAGGCAGCTGATCGACCTGTACGAGGAAGTCGTCCCCGGCACCCTCTTCGACCCGGTCGTCTCCGCGCTGATCCGCCACCTCGTCGGCGACACGTGCGCCGACTGGCTGGACGTACCCCGCAGCGGCTGGGACACCCTGGTCAAGGCCGCCCCGCACCTCCTCGGCGTCCTGGAGACCATCGAGGACCGCTCACCGCTGGGCGCGTGGGCCCTGGACCGGCTCGGCCACCTCACCACGGCCCTCGAACTGTCCTCCCTCACCCGCGGACGCGTCATGCACTACGCCATCCCCGAGCAACTGAGGAAGGAGTACGGCGTCTCCGGCGCCGCCCGCACCCGCCGCTGGACCCCGCCGCCCGCGACCGTCTCCTGAACCACCGCACGTCCCGACCGGACGGCCCCGCCGCTCACCACGCCCGATTGTCAGTGGCACCTTCTACGGTTCTTTCAGTGGAACCCGCGGAACACGCCGCGGGACCCGACCGGGGAGAGGTCTGCCATGTCGAGGACGTACCTGGAGCTGTCGCAGGACGACGGGAGCGCGCACAAGTTCTACGAAGTCACCGTCCAGGGACAGGTCGTGACGGTGCGCTACGGCCGGATCGGCGCCGCCGGGCAGACCCAGACGTCGACCTTCCCCACCCTCCAGAAGGCCGAGGCCGCGGCGGCCAAGAAGATAGGCGAGAAGATCCGCAAGGGCTACGCACCCGCCGTCCAGGGACAGCGCGCGCCCCGCGCGGTCACCCGGCGGCAGGTGGCCTCCGCGCCCTCCACGGCCCGCGCGGTCGCCCCCGTCCTGTGGCGGTTCCGCACCGGCTCCGCGGCGTTCGGCATCCACATCGACGAGGACCGCTGCTGGGTGGGCAACCAGGCGGGTGACGTCTACACCCTCGCCCACGGCGGCGAGGTCCTCGCCCGCTACCAGCTGCCGGACGGCGTCAAGTGCCTGGTCGCCGACGACTTCTGGATCTACGCCGGCTGCGACGACGGCCGGGTGTACGACCTGTCGTCCAAACTGCCGTTCGCCGCCTACGACATCGCGTCCGACGTGGACATCTTCTGGCTCGACATCCACGAGGGCGTGCTGAACGTCGCGGACCGCGCCGGACGCCTCACCGTCATCGACCACGAGGACGAGCACCAGTGGGCGCGCGGCGGGCGCGGCGAACACGCCTGGATGGTGCGCGCCGACGACCGCGCCGTCTACCACGGGCACACCCGCGGTGTGACGGCCCATGCCCCGGACGGCGGCGCCGAGTTGTGGCACACGCCCACCCAGGGCGCCGTGCTCTTCGGCTGGCAGGAGGACGACGCCGTGTACGCCGGAACCGCGCGTCACACGGTCCAGCGGCTGTCCAAGGCCACCGGCGCCGTCGAGGCGACGTACCACTGCGACAGTCCGGTGTACTCGTGCGCCACCTCACCCGGCGGCCGGTTCGTCTTCGCCGGGGACTCCGCCTCCTCGGTGTACTGCTTCGACCGGGACGGCACCCGGCTGTGGAAGCTCGGCACGGGCGGCGGCTCCGCACTGTCCATGCAGTACCGCGACGACCGGCTCTTCCTCGTCACCACCGACGGCTCCCTGGTGTGCGTGGACGCGAGCGAGACGGCGGTCACGGCCGCGCAGCAGGGCTCGGTGCCCGTCGCCCGCGACGTCAAGCTCGCCGCCACCCTCCCGACGTACGCGCCCGCCACCGCGGTCGCCTCCGTGACGACCGTGACCGCCGCGCCCGCGGGCTCCGTCGTCGTCGAGTGCGTCCAGGAGCACGGCCGCACCCGGATCCACGTGGTGTCGCAGGGGTACGACCACTCGTGGAACGTCCAGTTCCCGAGGGCGATCCGGGAACCGGGCGCCCGCTACGTGGTCGACGCGCTGCACGCCGCGTCGGGCGGCTTCTACCGGGTGCGCGGCGACATCAGGCGCCTCCGGTGACGGGGGAGCGGCGTCGGCGTCGGGCGGGGGAGACCGCGACTCAGGAGG is a genomic window containing:
- a CDS encoding oxygenase MpaB family protein, giving the protein MNHTDKSMDALRRSGDELADAVVATLFERGEVGTFNSLMRHVSTAGQRLPDGLPGVAREYLRVTGTPPGWVDWDEMERARLFFIDNNVHISTALSFASMPACYVVPHVARLLSATHGLNYPSKRMAETGQFTVYLMRPDAFEAGGRFIPAAQKVRLLHAAIRHHLKREDRWDTEALGVPICQEDMIGGQMFFSLLVLDSLHRLGIHMSAEGADAYYYAWRVVGAMLGVDQTAVPATLDEARRFLDLYMLRHMGPSEEGAHLTRQLIDLYEEVVPGTLFDPVVSALIRHLVGDTCADWLDVPRSGWDTLVKAAPHLLGVLETIEDRSPLGAWALDRLGHLTTALELSSLTRGRVMHYAIPEQLRKEYGVSGAARTRRWTPPPATVS
- a CDS encoding WGR domain-containing protein, which gives rise to MSRTYLELSQDDGSAHKFYEVTVQGQVVTVRYGRIGAAGQTQTSTFPTLQKAEAAAAKKIGEKIRKGYAPAVQGQRAPRAVTRRQVASAPSTARAVAPVLWRFRTGSAAFGIHIDEDRCWVGNQAGDVYTLAHGGEVLARYQLPDGVKCLVADDFWIYAGCDDGRVYDLSSKLPFAAYDIASDVDIFWLDIHEGVLNVADRAGRLTVIDHEDEHQWARGGRGEHAWMVRADDRAVYHGHTRGVTAHAPDGGAELWHTPTQGAVLFGWQEDDAVYAGTARHTVQRLSKATGAVEATYHCDSPVYSCATSPGGRFVFAGDSASSVYCFDRDGTRLWKLGTGGGSALSMQYRDDRLFLVTTDGSLVCVDASETAVTAAQQGSVPVARDVKLAATLPTYAPATAVASVTTVTAAPAGSVVVECVQEHGRTRIHVVSQGYDHSWNVQFPRAIREPGARYVVDALHAASGGFYRVRGDIRRLR